The Rissa tridactyla isolate bRisTri1 chromosome 16, bRisTri1.patW.cur.20221130, whole genome shotgun sequence genome includes a window with the following:
- the KCNAB2 gene encoding voltage-gated potassium channel subunit beta-2 isoform X4 → MQVSFVCSEHSIKSRSAEDRLNRQNAGSPSLGTRGKFRAVAMVARSLGQLSVQNAPSSSESSGKQPGMKYRNLGKSGLRVSCLGLGTWVTFGGQITDEMAEQLMTLAYDNGINLFDTAEVYAAGKAEVVLGNIIKKKGWRRSSLVITTKIFWGGKAETERGLSRKHIIEGLKASLERLQLEYVDVVFANRPDPNTPMEGDPFSSSKSRTFIVEETVRAMTHVINQGMAMYWGTSRWSSMEIMEAYSVARQFNLIPPICEQAEYHMFQREKVEVQLPELFHKIGVGAMTWSPLACGIVSGKYDGGIPPYSRASLKGYQWLKDKILSEEGRRQQAKLKELQAIAERLGCTLPQLAIAWCLRNEGVSSVLLGASNADQLMENIGAIQVLPKLSSSIVHEIDSILGNKPYSKKDYRS, encoded by the exons ATGCAGGTCTCCTTCGTCTGCTCCGAGCACAGCATCAAGAGCCGGAGCGCGGAGGACCGGCTGAACCGGCAGAATgccggcagccccagcctgggcaccCGCGGCAAGTTCCGGGCGGTGGCCATGGTGGCCCGCAGCCTGGGGCAGCTCTCGGTGCAGAACGCCCCCTCCTCCAGCGAGTCCAGCGGCAAGCAGCCGGGGATGAAGTACCG GAACCTCGGGAAGTCTGGGCTGCGTGTGTCCTGCCTGGGCCTGG GGACATGGGTGACTTTTGGAGGGCAAATCACAGACGAG ATGGCGGAACAGCTGATGACTTTAGCCTACGACAACGGCATTAATCTCTTCGACACGGCAGAAGTCTACGCCGCCGGCAA ggccgaggtggtgctggggaaCATCATCAAGAAGAAAGGGTGGAG ACGGTCCAGCCTGGTCATCACCACCAAAATCTTCTGGGGAGGAAA GGCTGAGACGGAGAGGGGTCTGTCCCGAAAGCACATCATAGAAG GTCTGAAGGCGTCGCTGGAGCGGCTGCAGCTGGAGTACGTGGACGTGGTGTTCGCCAACCGGCCCGACCCCAACACGCCGATGGAAG GGGACCCATTTAGTTCCTCCAAGTCCAGGACTTTCATCGTAGAAG AGACGGTGCGAGCCATGACCCACGTCATCAACCAGGGGATGGCCATGTACTGGGGGACCTCGCGCTGGAGCTCCATGGAGATCATG gAGGCGTATTCGGTGGCCCGGCAGTTCAACCTGATCCCGCCGATCTGTGAGCAGGCCGAGTACCACATGTTCCAGCGGGAGAAGGTGGAGGTGCAGCTCCCCGAGCTCTTCCACAAGATAG GTGTCGGAGCCATGACCTGGTCCCCGCTGGCCTGCGGCATCGTCTCGGGGAAATACGACGGGGGGATCCCCCCCTACTCCCGCGCCTCGCTGAAG ggGTACCAGTGGCTGAAGGACAAGATCCTGAGCGAGGAGGGCCGGCGGCAGCAGGCGAAGCTGAAGGAGCTGCAGGCCATCGCCGAGCGCCTGGGCTGCACCCTGCCCCAGCTCGCCATCG cctggtgcCTGCGCAACGAGGGCGTCAGCTCCGTCTTGCTGGGTGCCTCCAACGCCGACCAGCTGATGGAGAATATCGGAGCAATACAG
- the KCNAB2 gene encoding voltage-gated potassium channel subunit beta-2 isoform X3, with translation MQVSFVCSEHSIKSRSAEDRLNRQNAGSPSLGTRGKFRAVAMVARSLGQLSVQNAPSSSESSGKQPGMKYRNLGKSGLRVSCLGLGTWVTFGGQITDEMAEQLMTLAYDNGINLFDTAEVYAAGKAEVVLGNIIKKKGWRRSSLVITTKIFWGGKAETERGLSRKHIIEGLKASLERLQLEYVDVVFANRPDPNTPMEETVRAMTHVINQGMAMYWGTSRWSSMEIMEAYSVARQFNLIPPICEQAEYHMFQREKVEVQLPELFHKIGVGAMTWSPLACGIVSGKYDGGIPPYSRASLKGYQWLKDKILSEEGRRQQAKLKELQAIAERLGCTLPQLAIAWCLRNEGVSSVLLGASNADQLMENIGAIQVLPKLSSSIVHEIDSILGNKPYSKKDYRS, from the exons ATGCAGGTCTCCTTCGTCTGCTCCGAGCACAGCATCAAGAGCCGGAGCGCGGAGGACCGGCTGAACCGGCAGAATgccggcagccccagcctgggcaccCGCGGCAAGTTCCGGGCGGTGGCCATGGTGGCCCGCAGCCTGGGGCAGCTCTCGGTGCAGAACGCCCCCTCCTCCAGCGAGTCCAGCGGCAAGCAGCCGGGGATGAAGTACCG GAACCTCGGGAAGTCTGGGCTGCGTGTGTCCTGCCTGGGCCTGG GGACATGGGTGACTTTTGGAGGGCAAATCACAGACGAG ATGGCGGAACAGCTGATGACTTTAGCCTACGACAACGGCATTAATCTCTTCGACACGGCAGAAGTCTACGCCGCCGGCAA ggccgaggtggtgctggggaaCATCATCAAGAAGAAAGGGTGGAG ACGGTCCAGCCTGGTCATCACCACCAAAATCTTCTGGGGAGGAAA GGCTGAGACGGAGAGGGGTCTGTCCCGAAAGCACATCATAGAAG GTCTGAAGGCGTCGCTGGAGCGGCTGCAGCTGGAGTACGTGGACGTGGTGTTCGCCAACCGGCCCGACCCCAACACGCCGATGGAAG AGACGGTGCGAGCCATGACCCACGTCATCAACCAGGGGATGGCCATGTACTGGGGGACCTCGCGCTGGAGCTCCATGGAGATCATG gAGGCGTATTCGGTGGCCCGGCAGTTCAACCTGATCCCGCCGATCTGTGAGCAGGCCGAGTACCACATGTTCCAGCGGGAGAAGGTGGAGGTGCAGCTCCCCGAGCTCTTCCACAAGATAG GTGTCGGAGCCATGACCTGGTCCCCGCTGGCCTGCGGCATCGTCTCGGGGAAATACGACGGGGGGATCCCCCCCTACTCCCGCGCCTCGCTGAAG ggGTACCAGTGGCTGAAGGACAAGATCCTGAGCGAGGAGGGCCGGCGGCAGCAGGCGAAGCTGAAGGAGCTGCAGGCCATCGCCGAGCGCCTGGGCTGCACCCTGCCCCAGCTCGCCATCG cctggtgcCTGCGCAACGAGGGCGTCAGCTCCGTCTTGCTGGGTGCCTCCAACGCCGACCAGCTGATGGAGAATATCGGAGCAATACAG
- the KCNAB2 gene encoding voltage-gated potassium channel subunit beta-2 isoform X1 produces the protein MYPESTTDSPARLSLRQTGSPGMIYSARYGSPKRQLQFYRNLGKSGLRVSCLGLGTWVTFGGQITDEMAEQLMTLAYDNGINLFDTAEVYAAGKAEVVLGNIIKKKGWRRSSLVITTKIFWGGKAETERGLSRKHIIEGLKASLERLQLEYVDVVFANRPDPNTPMEETVRAMTHVINQGMAMYWGTSRWSSMEIMEAYSVARQFNLIPPICEQAEYHMFQREKVEVQLPELFHKIGVGAMTWSPLACGIVSGKYDGGIPPYSRASLKGYQWLKDKILSEEGRRQQAKLKELQAIAERLGCTLPQLAIAWCLRNEGVSSVLLGASNADQLMENIGAIQVLPKLSSSIVHEIDSILGNKPYSKKDYRS, from the exons ATGTATCCCGAATCCACCACTGACTCCCCGGCGCGACTCTCGCTGCGGCAGACGGGCTCCCCAGGGATGATTTACAG CGCGAGGTACGGGAGCCCCAAGCGCCAGCTCCAGTTCTACAG GAACCTCGGGAAGTCTGGGCTGCGTGTGTCCTGCCTGGGCCTGG GGACATGGGTGACTTTTGGAGGGCAAATCACAGACGAG ATGGCGGAACAGCTGATGACTTTAGCCTACGACAACGGCATTAATCTCTTCGACACGGCAGAAGTCTACGCCGCCGGCAA ggccgaggtggtgctggggaaCATCATCAAGAAGAAAGGGTGGAG ACGGTCCAGCCTGGTCATCACCACCAAAATCTTCTGGGGAGGAAA GGCTGAGACGGAGAGGGGTCTGTCCCGAAAGCACATCATAGAAG GTCTGAAGGCGTCGCTGGAGCGGCTGCAGCTGGAGTACGTGGACGTGGTGTTCGCCAACCGGCCCGACCCCAACACGCCGATGGAAG AGACGGTGCGAGCCATGACCCACGTCATCAACCAGGGGATGGCCATGTACTGGGGGACCTCGCGCTGGAGCTCCATGGAGATCATG gAGGCGTATTCGGTGGCCCGGCAGTTCAACCTGATCCCGCCGATCTGTGAGCAGGCCGAGTACCACATGTTCCAGCGGGAGAAGGTGGAGGTGCAGCTCCCCGAGCTCTTCCACAAGATAG GTGTCGGAGCCATGACCTGGTCCCCGCTGGCCTGCGGCATCGTCTCGGGGAAATACGACGGGGGGATCCCCCCCTACTCCCGCGCCTCGCTGAAG ggGTACCAGTGGCTGAAGGACAAGATCCTGAGCGAGGAGGGCCGGCGGCAGCAGGCGAAGCTGAAGGAGCTGCAGGCCATCGCCGAGCGCCTGGGCTGCACCCTGCCCCAGCTCGCCATCG cctggtgcCTGCGCAACGAGGGCGTCAGCTCCGTCTTGCTGGGTGCCTCCAACGCCGACCAGCTGATGGAGAATATCGGAGCAATACAG
- the KCNAB2 gene encoding voltage-gated potassium channel subunit beta-2 isoform X2: protein MYPESTTDSPARLSLRQTGSPGMIYRNLGKSGLRVSCLGLGTWVTFGGQITDEMAEQLMTLAYDNGINLFDTAEVYAAGKAEVVLGNIIKKKGWRRSSLVITTKIFWGGKAETERGLSRKHIIEGLKASLERLQLEYVDVVFANRPDPNTPMEETVRAMTHVINQGMAMYWGTSRWSSMEIMEAYSVARQFNLIPPICEQAEYHMFQREKVEVQLPELFHKIGVGAMTWSPLACGIVSGKYDGGIPPYSRASLKGYQWLKDKILSEEGRRQQAKLKELQAIAERLGCTLPQLAIAWCLRNEGVSSVLLGASNADQLMENIGAIQVLPKLSSSIVHEIDSILGNKPYSKKDYRS, encoded by the exons ATGTATCCCGAATCCACCACTGACTCCCCGGCGCGACTCTCGCTGCGGCAGACGGGCTCCCCAGGGATGATTTACAG GAACCTCGGGAAGTCTGGGCTGCGTGTGTCCTGCCTGGGCCTGG GGACATGGGTGACTTTTGGAGGGCAAATCACAGACGAG ATGGCGGAACAGCTGATGACTTTAGCCTACGACAACGGCATTAATCTCTTCGACACGGCAGAAGTCTACGCCGCCGGCAA ggccgaggtggtgctggggaaCATCATCAAGAAGAAAGGGTGGAG ACGGTCCAGCCTGGTCATCACCACCAAAATCTTCTGGGGAGGAAA GGCTGAGACGGAGAGGGGTCTGTCCCGAAAGCACATCATAGAAG GTCTGAAGGCGTCGCTGGAGCGGCTGCAGCTGGAGTACGTGGACGTGGTGTTCGCCAACCGGCCCGACCCCAACACGCCGATGGAAG AGACGGTGCGAGCCATGACCCACGTCATCAACCAGGGGATGGCCATGTACTGGGGGACCTCGCGCTGGAGCTCCATGGAGATCATG gAGGCGTATTCGGTGGCCCGGCAGTTCAACCTGATCCCGCCGATCTGTGAGCAGGCCGAGTACCACATGTTCCAGCGGGAGAAGGTGGAGGTGCAGCTCCCCGAGCTCTTCCACAAGATAG GTGTCGGAGCCATGACCTGGTCCCCGCTGGCCTGCGGCATCGTCTCGGGGAAATACGACGGGGGGATCCCCCCCTACTCCCGCGCCTCGCTGAAG ggGTACCAGTGGCTGAAGGACAAGATCCTGAGCGAGGAGGGCCGGCGGCAGCAGGCGAAGCTGAAGGAGCTGCAGGCCATCGCCGAGCGCCTGGGCTGCACCCTGCCCCAGCTCGCCATCG cctggtgcCTGCGCAACGAGGGCGTCAGCTCCGTCTTGCTGGGTGCCTCCAACGCCGACCAGCTGATGGAGAATATCGGAGCAATACAG